Genomic DNA from Pseudomonas sp. CCC3.1:
TCTACCGATTCGCCGCCGAGCATGGCCAGGCCAAGGCTGTTGGCTTCTGGCACAACCAGGCTGATGGAGCCGGCTTTTTCGCGCAGGTGCAGGGCTTTGGCGATGTTGCCTGCGGCTTCGATCAGGGCGTTGGAGCCCAGCGAAGTGCCGGCAATGATCAGTGGGCGTTTGGCCGCGAGCAGGGCGTCAGCAATGCGCTTGGCCAACTCAAGGGCTTCAGCGTCCAGACCGGTCACGGCAGGTGCGCTGGCGTCGAGGGCATGCGCCACGGCGAAACCGATGCGCGCCAGATCATCCGGTGCGGCGTGTACGCATTCTTCAGCCACGTCATCGAGCTTGGTTTCAGCCAGGCTGGCGATGAACAGCGGGTTCAGCGCGTGTTGGCCGATGTTCTTCACCGCAGCGTCGAGCCAAGGCTGAACGCGCATGGCGTCGGCCATGTCTTCGGCCTTGCCTTTAACCGATTGACGCAGCGATAGCGCCATACGGGCGGCGGTCTGGGTCAGGTCTTCGCCGAGGACGAAAATGGCGTCGTGATCTTCGATCTCGCGCATGTTCGGCACAGGCAGCGGGCTGTCCTTGAGCACTTGCAGCACCAGGCGGATGCGCTCCAGCTCACCGGCTTCGATGCCGGAGTAGAAGTGCTCGGCGCCCACCAGCTCGCGCAACGCGTAGTTGCTTTCGAGGCTGGCGCGTGGCGATCCGATACCGACGATGTTGCGACCGCGCAGCAGGTCAGCAGCCTTGTCCAGCGCAGCGTCCAGGCCCAGCTTGGTGCCATCGGCCAGCAGCGGCTGGCGTGGACGGTCGGCGCGGTTGACGTAGCCATAGCCGAAACGGCCACGGTCACACAGGAAGTACTGGTTCACCGAACCGTTGAAACGGTTTTCGATGCGACGCAGTTCACCGTAACGCTCGCCCGGGCTGATGTTGCAGCCGCTGGAGCAGCCGTGGCAGATGCTTGGCGAAAACTGCATGTCCCACTTGCGGTTGTAGCGCTCGGAGTGAGTCTTGTCGGTGAACACACCGGTCGGGCAGACCTCGGTGAGGTTGCCGGAGAACTCGCTTTCAAGCGTGCCGTCTTCAACGCGACCGAAGTACACGTTGTCGTGGGCGCCGAATACACCGAGGTCGGTGCCGCCAGCGTAGTCTTTATAGAAGCGCACACAGCGATAGCAGGCGATGCAGCGGTTCATTTCGTGAGAGATGAACGGGCCGAGTTCCTGGTTCTGGTGGGTCCGCTTGGTGAAGCGATAACGGCGCTCGTTATGGCCGGTCATCACGGTCATGTCTTGCAGGTGGCAGTGACCGCCTTCTTCGCAGACCGGGCAGTCGTGCGGGTGGTTGGTCATCAGCCATTCGACGACGCTGGCGCGAAACACTTTCGCTTCTTCGTCTTCGATGGAAATCCAGCTTCCGTCAGTGGCTGGCGTCATGCAGGACATGACGATACGACCACGGGTGTCGTTCTCGTCGGTGTACTGCTTGACCGCGCACTGGCGACAGGCACCAACGCTGCCGAGGGCAGGGTGCCAGCAGAAATACGGAATATCGAGTCCTAGCGACAAACAAGCCTGTAACAGGTTGTCTGCCCCATCGACTTCGAGCTCTTTGCCGTCTACGTGGATAGTGGCCATGGTTCAAAGTTCTTCGTTGGCCCGGTGTCAGCGGGCGTGGCTAATGGAATCTTGTTATGCGTTCGAATCAACACAGCCTTCAGGGCGTCATCGAACGATCAGAGGGCGGCACGGACCACCCTCATTCAGAACGTTACGCGCCGATTACAATCGGGCGTGCCAGCGGGACGGCGCCAGGTTTTGCTTGCGCAATACCGGCTTCGAACTCTGGACGGAAGTATTTGATCGCGCTGCCCAATGGCTCCACGGCGCCCGGTGCGTGCGCACAGAACGTCTTGCCTGGGCCGAGGAAACCGACCAGACCCAGCAGGGTCTCGATATCGCCGGGCTGACCTTCACCTTTCTCGATGGCCATCAAGAGCTT
This window encodes:
- the nuoG gene encoding NADH-quinone oxidoreductase subunit NuoG, with amino-acid sequence MATIHVDGKELEVDGADNLLQACLSLGLDIPYFCWHPALGSVGACRQCAVKQYTDENDTRGRIVMSCMTPATDGSWISIEDEEAKVFRASVVEWLMTNHPHDCPVCEEGGHCHLQDMTVMTGHNERRYRFTKRTHQNQELGPFISHEMNRCIACYRCVRFYKDYAGGTDLGVFGAHDNVYFGRVEDGTLESEFSGNLTEVCPTGVFTDKTHSERYNRKWDMQFSPSICHGCSSGCNISPGERYGELRRIENRFNGSVNQYFLCDRGRFGYGYVNRADRPRQPLLADGTKLGLDAALDKAADLLRGRNIVGIGSPRASLESNYALRELVGAEHFYSGIEAGELERIRLVLQVLKDSPLPVPNMREIEDHDAIFVLGEDLTQTAARMALSLRQSVKGKAEDMADAMRVQPWLDAAVKNIGQHALNPLFIASLAETKLDDVAEECVHAAPDDLARIGFAVAHALDASAPAVTGLDAEALELAKRIADALLAAKRPLIIAGTSLGSNALIEAAGNIAKALHLREKAGSISLVVPEANSLGLAMLGGESVDAALQAVIDGKADAIVVLENDLFTRVDAIKVNAALDAAKVVIVADHQKTATTDRADLVLPAASFAEGDGTLISQEGRAQRFFQVFEPRYLDANILIHEGWRWLHALRSTLLNKPIDWTLLDHVTQATAASNAALANIVEAAPSAAFRIKGMKLAREPLRYSGRTAMRANISVHEPRTPQDPDTAFAFSMEGYSGSVEPRQQVPFAWSPGWNSPQAWNKFQDEVGGHIRAGDPGIRLIESQGDALSWFANIPGAFNPARGTWHVVPFYHLLGSEENSSKAAPVQERIPAAYIALAKSEADRLGVNDGALLSLNVAGLTLRLPLRVNEELGAGLVALPAGLPGIPPAIFGLTVDGLQEAAQ